The Amycolatopsis viridis genome window below encodes:
- the obgE gene encoding GTPase ObgE produces MASRFVDRAVIHVAAGDGGHGCASIHREKFKPLGGPDGGNGGNGGDVLLVVDPNVHTLLDFHFHPHAKATNGRQGQGSNRAGAAGETLELKVPDGTVVLSEDGEVLADLVGPGTTFVAAQGGRGGLGNAALASKARKAPGFALLGEPGEQRSLVLELRSVADAGLLGFPSAGKSSLISVLSAAKPKIADYPFTTLVPNLGVVNAGDTVFTMADVPGLIPGASEGKGLGLDFLRHIERCAVLVHVVDCATFEPGRDPVSDVDALESELARYTPALGGDLDERPRVVVLNKTDVPDAAELAEMVRPEFEARGLPVFEVSTVTRQGLRELTYALAREVEKYRAAQPEAEPTRIVLRPVAVDDSGFTIEEDPEEPGGFIVRGARPERWIRQTDFGNDEAVGYLADRLNRLGVEDALAKRGAEPGCPVTIGDITFEWEPSTPGVAAHLTGRGTDARLEKNNRVSAAERKEARRIRRDGPDEPEDPAGR; encoded by the coding sequence ATGGCGTCCCGGTTCGTTGACCGCGCGGTGATCCACGTTGCCGCGGGCGACGGCGGGCACGGCTGTGCCTCGATCCACCGCGAGAAGTTCAAGCCGCTCGGCGGTCCCGACGGGGGCAACGGCGGCAACGGCGGCGATGTGCTCCTGGTCGTCGACCCGAACGTGCACACGCTGCTCGACTTCCACTTCCACCCGCACGCCAAGGCCACCAACGGCCGCCAGGGCCAGGGCAGCAACCGCGCCGGCGCGGCGGGCGAGACCCTGGAGCTGAAGGTGCCCGACGGCACCGTTGTGCTGTCCGAGGACGGCGAGGTCCTGGCGGACCTGGTCGGCCCGGGCACGACCTTCGTCGCCGCACAGGGCGGGCGCGGGGGCCTTGGCAACGCGGCGCTGGCGTCCAAGGCCCGCAAGGCGCCCGGGTTCGCACTGCTCGGCGAGCCCGGTGAGCAGCGCAGCCTGGTGCTGGAGCTGCGTTCAGTCGCCGATGCGGGCCTGCTCGGGTTCCCGTCGGCCGGCAAGTCGTCGCTGATCTCGGTGCTGTCCGCGGCGAAGCCGAAGATCGCCGACTACCCCTTCACGACGCTGGTGCCGAACCTCGGCGTCGTCAACGCGGGCGACACCGTGTTCACGATGGCCGACGTGCCCGGCCTGATCCCGGGCGCCAGCGAGGGCAAGGGGCTCGGCCTGGACTTCCTCCGCCACATCGAGCGTTGCGCGGTGCTGGTGCACGTCGTCGACTGCGCCACCTTCGAGCCGGGCCGCGACCCGGTGTCCGACGTGGACGCCCTCGAGTCCGAGCTCGCCCGCTACACCCCCGCGCTCGGTGGTGACCTGGACGAACGGCCGCGGGTGGTGGTGCTGAACAAGACCGACGTGCCGGACGCGGCCGAGCTGGCCGAAATGGTGCGGCCCGAGTTCGAGGCGCGCGGCCTGCCGGTGTTCGAGGTGTCCACGGTGACGCGCCAGGGTCTGCGGGAGCTGACCTACGCGCTGGCCCGGGAGGTCGAGAAGTACCGCGCGGCGCAGCCCGAGGCGGAGCCGACGCGGATCGTGCTGCGCCCGGTCGCGGTCGACGATTCGGGCTTCACCATCGAGGAGGACCCCGAGGAGCCGGGTGGCTTCATCGTGCGGGGCGCCCGTCCCGAGCGGTGGATCCGGCAGACCGACTTCGGCAACGACGAGGCCGTGGGCTACCTCGCCGACCGGCTCAACCGGCTCGGTGTGGAGGATGCGCTGGCCAAGCGTGGTGCCGAGCCCGGCTGCCCGGTGACCATCGGCGACATCACGTTCGAGTGGGAGCCGTCGACGCCCGGTGTGGCGGCGCACCTGACCGGCCGGGGCACCGACGCGCGGCTGGAGAAGAACAACCGCGTCTCGGCCGCGGAGCGCAAGGAGGCCCGGCGCATCCGGCGCGACGGCCCGGACGAGCCCGAGGACCCGGCAGGACGATGA
- the octT gene encoding diglucosylglycerate octanoyltransferase has translation MPRLLVFGDSLSFQGPESPCAADEPRLWPNIAAAALGGTADLVASAGWTARDAWWAMIGDPRVWADLKQADVVVLAVGSMDTLPSPLPTYLRGGLRYLRPAGLRRAVRSAYLAAQPRLAVALRGRPRVLPAKLTVHYLDRAVYALRILRPELPIVAVLPSVHRASSYGNVHTGRAETAAAIASWSRRVDVPVLNLAEVVGEHVLSGRGNPDGMHWGWEGHALVGKAMAALVAPLLAPVEPPAGT, from the coding sequence ATGCCGAGACTGCTGGTCTTCGGGGACTCGCTGAGTTTCCAGGGCCCGGAGAGTCCGTGCGCCGCCGACGAGCCGCGGTTGTGGCCGAACATCGCTGCCGCGGCGCTCGGCGGCACGGCGGACCTCGTCGCGTCCGCGGGCTGGACCGCGCGCGACGCGTGGTGGGCGATGATCGGCGACCCGCGGGTGTGGGCCGACCTGAAGCAGGCCGACGTCGTGGTGCTGGCCGTCGGGAGCATGGACACGCTGCCGTCGCCGCTGCCGACCTATCTGCGCGGCGGGCTGCGGTACCTGCGGCCGGCCGGTCTCCGTCGCGCGGTCCGGAGCGCGTATCTGGCGGCCCAGCCGCGGCTGGCGGTCGCGTTGCGCGGACGGCCGCGGGTACTACCGGCGAAGCTGACCGTGCACTACCTCGATCGGGCGGTGTACGCGTTGCGGATCCTGCGACCGGAACTGCCGATCGTCGCCGTTCTGCCGAGCGTGCACCGGGCGTCGTCCTACGGCAACGTGCACACCGGGCGCGCGGAGACCGCTGCCGCCATCGCGTCCTGGTCACGGCGGGTGGACGTGCCGGTGCTGAACCTCGCCGAAGTGGTGGGGGAGCACGTCCTGAGCGGTCGCGGGAACCCGGACGGCATGCACTGGGGTTGGGAGGGTCACGCGCTGGTGGGCAAGGCGATGGCCGCGCTGGTCGCACCGCTGCTGGCTCCCGTCGAACCGCCGGCCGGCACGTAG
- a CDS encoding tyrosine-type recombinase/integrase has translation MGYTKDLWTRPEEQPDGKVKRVPNARWGKGKRWLACWLDPDGNERTKAFATKTPADKYWRDMESARDRGEYHDPKAGRKLFGDLAQAWFEALAVDPATRIRTEQVLRLHVLPTFGKRQLKAIQPSEINTFLAKLSETHEWATRAKALGILQGVLDLAEADNLVKKNVAKSKVIQRVKPTFEKVEAWSDERVFALIDAHPDEYRLFPIIAATCGLRAGELFGLALEDIDFEDQVIHVRRQLKRIGKHHVFALPKNDQERDVPLANWTAENIRLHVEKYRPRPCSLPWEKPDGPLRAHNILFRWHDGGFVKDRNFSEEVWKPAAHAAGIIGPPVPKQRGQLRYNTTGKEGPHQLRHYYASVTLADGVNIKELAEYLGHHDPSFTLKQYAHMLPDSHDRAREAVDRRMFRPRLVAGGT, from the coding sequence GTGGGTTACACAAAAGATCTGTGGACGCGCCCGGAGGAGCAGCCCGACGGCAAGGTCAAGCGGGTGCCGAACGCGCGCTGGGGCAAGGGCAAGCGGTGGTTGGCGTGCTGGCTGGACCCGGACGGGAACGAGCGCACGAAGGCGTTCGCCACGAAGACACCGGCGGACAAGTACTGGCGGGACATGGAGTCCGCACGTGACCGTGGCGAGTACCACGATCCGAAGGCCGGCCGGAAGCTGTTCGGCGACCTCGCGCAGGCATGGTTCGAGGCTCTCGCCGTGGATCCCGCGACTCGGATCCGCACCGAGCAGGTGCTGCGCCTGCACGTCCTGCCGACCTTCGGTAAGCGGCAGCTCAAGGCGATCCAACCCTCGGAGATCAACACGTTCCTGGCCAAGCTCAGCGAGACCCACGAGTGGGCCACCAGGGCGAAGGCCCTCGGGATCCTGCAGGGCGTGCTCGACCTGGCCGAGGCGGACAACCTGGTCAAGAAGAACGTAGCGAAGTCAAAGGTGATCCAGCGGGTCAAGCCGACGTTCGAGAAGGTTGAGGCGTGGAGCGACGAGCGCGTGTTCGCCCTGATCGATGCCCACCCCGACGAGTACCGGCTGTTCCCGATCATCGCGGCGACGTGCGGGCTGCGCGCCGGCGAGCTGTTCGGGCTCGCCCTCGAAGACATCGACTTCGAGGACCAGGTGATCCACGTCCGCCGGCAGCTCAAGCGCATCGGCAAGCACCACGTGTTCGCGCTGCCCAAGAACGACCAGGAGCGCGATGTGCCGCTGGCCAACTGGACGGCAGAGAACATCCGCCTGCACGTCGAGAAGTACCGGCCGCGGCCCTGCTCGCTGCCCTGGGAGAAGCCGGACGGCCCGCTGCGGGCGCACAACATCCTCTTCCGGTGGCATGACGGCGGGTTCGTGAAGGACCGCAACTTCTCTGAGGAGGTGTGGAAGCCAGCAGCGCACGCCGCCGGCATCATCGGGCCGCCGGTGCCCAAGCAGCGCGGGCAGCTTCGCTACAACACGACCGGCAAGGAGGGCCCGCACCAGCTGCGGCACTACTACGCTTCGGTGACGCTCGCGGACGGCGTGAACATCAAGGAGCTGGCCGAGTACCTCGGGCACCACGACCCGAGCTTCACGCTCAAGCAGTACGCCCACATGCTGCCCGACTCCCATGATCGGGCTCGCGAGGCAGTCGACCGGAGGATGTTCCGGCCGCGCCTGGTTGCTGGCGGAACATAG
- a CDS encoding histidine phosphatase family protein produces MSLRRLVLWRHGETDYNAAGRMQGHLDSALTEVGWNQARFAAPALARFEPDLVISSDLHRAMDTATVLTEAIGVPLRIDKRLRETHLGDWQGLTGDEVDQGWPGDRALWRLDATWAPPGGESRVDVAERAAEVVGDLLADADAGETVLLAAHGGLITALTGKLLELPVEAWSQLGGIGNCHWVELGLRDGRWRLYAYNAGMLG; encoded by the coding sequence GTGAGTTTGCGTCGCCTCGTGCTGTGGCGCCACGGGGAGACCGACTACAACGCGGCGGGCCGCATGCAGGGCCACCTGGACTCGGCGCTGACCGAGGTGGGCTGGAACCAGGCCCGGTTCGCCGCGCCCGCGCTGGCGCGGTTCGAGCCCGACCTCGTCATCTCGTCGGACCTGCACCGCGCGATGGACACCGCGACCGTGCTCACCGAGGCCATCGGGGTGCCGTTGCGGATCGACAAGCGACTGCGGGAGACCCACCTGGGTGACTGGCAGGGGCTGACCGGCGACGAGGTCGACCAGGGGTGGCCCGGGGACCGCGCGCTCTGGCGCCTCGACGCGACCTGGGCCCCGCCCGGTGGGGAGTCCCGGGTGGACGTGGCGGAGCGCGCGGCGGAGGTGGTCGGCGATCTGCTGGCTGACGCGGACGCGGGTGAGACAGTGCTGCTGGCCGCGCACGGCGGGCTGATCACGGCCCTGACCGGCAAGCTGCTGGAACTGCCGGTCGAGGCGTGGTCCCAGCTGGGTGGCATCGGCAACTGCCACTGGGTCGAGCTGGGCCTGCGTGACGGGCGCTGGCGGCTGTACGCCTACAACGCCGGAATGCTCGGCTGA
- a CDS encoding MFS transporter, with the protein MVESQIGGAVRHRLPVRKLFAASVGNALEWFDWTIYATFSIYFATAFFPAGNDLLAQINTFATYALAFFFRPLGGLLLGRFADVRGRKPAMLLTISLMAGGSVVIAILPTFHQVGWLAPILLLLARVAQGLSLGGEVSNASAYLGEIAPPRWRGRYSSFFYISTGSAVLLASVLGFVLARTMDKPDLSSYGWRIPFLLGGVLGMIGLWLRRSLSETEQFEQNKNRAQRVRRPLLTTLREHPKAVVQLVGITMLSTLCYYTFFSALTPFAVKTRHANDVDVFLALSIGTALFVALQYPYGALSDRIGRKPQLFAWSAATAILIVPLSTLVKPGLGNLILVFCVGLGLYAALSSLAPAIMSELFPTELRGLGIGAWYNLTVALFGGTAPLVISALSAAGASILFFWYVAAGAVIAFLVLLTLPETKGSELR; encoded by the coding sequence ATGGTGGAGTCGCAGATCGGTGGCGCGGTTCGGCATCGGCTGCCGGTCCGGAAGTTGTTCGCAGCCAGCGTCGGCAACGCGCTGGAGTGGTTCGACTGGACGATCTACGCCACGTTCAGCATCTACTTCGCCACGGCGTTCTTCCCCGCCGGCAACGACCTGCTGGCCCAGATCAACACGTTCGCAACCTACGCGCTCGCCTTCTTCTTCCGGCCCCTCGGCGGGCTGCTCCTCGGGCGGTTCGCCGACGTCCGCGGCCGCAAACCCGCCATGCTCCTCACCATCAGCCTGATGGCAGGCGGCTCCGTGGTGATCGCCATCCTGCCGACCTTCCACCAAGTCGGCTGGCTCGCGCCGATCCTGCTGCTCCTCGCCCGTGTCGCCCAGGGGCTGTCCCTCGGCGGCGAGGTGTCCAACGCCTCCGCCTACCTCGGTGAGATCGCCCCGCCGAGGTGGCGCGGCCGCTACTCCTCGTTCTTCTACATCTCCACCGGGTCCGCGGTCCTGCTCGCCTCGGTGCTCGGGTTCGTGCTCGCCCGCACCATGGACAAGCCCGACCTGAGCTCCTACGGCTGGCGCATCCCGTTCCTGCTCGGCGGCGTGCTCGGCATGATCGGGCTGTGGCTGCGGCGCAGCCTCTCCGAGACCGAGCAGTTCGAGCAGAACAAGAACCGCGCCCAGCGCGTGCGCCGCCCGCTGCTGACGACCCTGCGCGAGCACCCGAAGGCCGTCGTCCAGCTCGTCGGCATCACCATGCTCTCGACGCTGTGCTACTACACGTTCTTCAGCGCCCTCACGCCGTTCGCGGTCAAGACCCGCCACGCGAACGACGTCGACGTCTTCCTCGCCCTGTCCATCGGCACCGCGCTGTTCGTCGCGCTGCAATACCCCTACGGGGCGCTCTCCGACCGCATCGGCCGCAAACCCCAGCTGTTCGCCTGGTCCGCGGCCACCGCGATCCTCATCGTGCCACTGTCCACGCTCGTCAAACCCGGACTGGGCAACCTGATCCTCGTCTTCTGCGTCGGCCTCGGGCTCTACGCGGCCCTGTCCAGCCTCGCCCCCGCGATCATGAGCGAGCTGTTCCCCACCGAACTGCGCGGGCTGGGCATCGGCGCCTGGTACAACCTCACCGTCGCCCTGTTCGGCGGCACCGCACCGCTCGTCATCAGCGCGCTGTCCGCAGCCGGCGCGTCGATTCTGTTCTTCTGGTACGTCGCCGCCGGCGCGGTCATCGCGTTCCTGGTGCTGCTCACCCTGCCCGAAACCAAGGGCAGCGAGCTGCGCTAA
- a CDS encoding helix-turn-helix transcriptional regulator — MKDQREPTPVERVERIFAQRLRELRAERDLSQAALAKQLQEHGLQLDDLAILRIEKNEEDPLKGRRVRLGEATVIAQALGVRLDEMLQETKSPELRRAMIEAELAHARASWRSAIDQEQSAHERRLEWHRKVLELESLSAKLQPGEKIPELPGEIYVDRATGLNIPVGNLRSGNSITIPMKNVLKKTLTEVADGLIKDPFWIEVHYSGRVGTHIDLGAAELRRRAVLRLPASAYRRRRNIDKNIASKIASHASSMNVPRLDIPNLDALQKRLIATSKNFLEIKLEIAKISDNDPAFPDASDAFRELFRQFLSAVESYAYQLFLHVDKVKQAQV, encoded by the coding sequence GTGAAGGACCAACGCGAGCCAACGCCAGTGGAGCGGGTAGAGCGGATCTTCGCGCAGCGCCTCCGGGAACTTCGAGCAGAACGTGACCTCTCGCAGGCCGCCCTCGCGAAGCAGCTGCAGGAGCACGGGCTACAGCTTGACGATCTGGCAATCCTGCGCATCGAGAAGAACGAGGAGGACCCCCTGAAGGGCCGCCGGGTCCGGCTCGGGGAAGCCACTGTCATCGCGCAGGCACTCGGGGTGCGTCTCGACGAAATGCTGCAAGAAACGAAGTCGCCCGAGCTGAGGCGAGCAATGATCGAGGCTGAACTGGCCCACGCTCGAGCCTCCTGGAGGTCGGCGATCGACCAAGAGCAATCTGCTCACGAAAGGCGCCTGGAGTGGCACCGGAAGGTTCTGGAACTTGAAAGCCTATCGGCGAAATTGCAGCCTGGTGAAAAGATTCCTGAACTGCCGGGCGAGATTTACGTAGACCGGGCAACTGGCCTCAACATTCCCGTAGGGAATCTTCGCAGCGGAAACTCGATCACAATTCCAATGAAGAATGTTCTGAAAAAGACGCTTACCGAGGTGGCCGACGGCCTAATAAAGGATCCATTCTGGATCGAGGTGCACTACAGCGGTCGCGTCGGAACGCACATCGACCTCGGCGCGGCGGAACTCCGCCGTCGTGCAGTGCTACGACTCCCAGCCAGCGCATACCGTCGACGCCGCAACATCGACAAGAACATCGCTTCGAAGATTGCAAGTCATGCGTCGTCAATGAACGTCCCTCGGCTGGACATTCCGAATCTGGACGCGCTCCAGAAGCGGCTGATCGCCACGTCAAAGAACTTTCTGGAAATTAAGCTTGAGATCGCCAAGATTTCCGACAATGATCCAGCCTTCCCCGATGCGTCAGACGCATTTCGAGAATTATTCCGACAGTTCCTCTCGGCCGTCGAATCGTACGCTTATCAGCTATTCCTTCACGTGGACAAAGTAAAGCAGGCACAGGTATAG
- a CDS encoding DegV family protein: MPVAVITDSTAHLPEGFADRYALRVVPLHVLIDGVAALDGVEVGPAALAEALSQRRIVTTSRPTPSAFAAVFREALEAGADSVVSIHLSSEISGTWESAVLAAQEVGPDLVRVVDSRGTAMGLGFAALHAARAASAGASAAEVEAAATAAVHCSETLFVVETLEYLRRGGRIGAAAALLGTALAMKPVLHLDDGRIKPLEKVRTMNRAMARLVELAEQAASGEPVEVAVHHLASPQRAVELANRLEERLNVVDGCVVSELGAVVGAHTGPGVLGVVVQRNPLGR; this comes from the coding sequence GTGCCGGTCGCCGTCATCACGGATTCCACCGCCCATCTGCCCGAGGGCTTCGCCGACCGCTACGCGCTGCGCGTCGTTCCGCTGCACGTGCTGATCGACGGTGTCGCGGCCCTGGACGGCGTGGAGGTGGGGCCGGCGGCGCTCGCGGAGGCGCTCAGCCAGCGCCGGATCGTCACGACGTCCCGGCCGACACCGAGCGCGTTCGCCGCGGTGTTCCGGGAAGCGCTGGAGGCGGGCGCGGACTCGGTTGTGTCGATCCACCTGTCGAGCGAAATCTCGGGAACCTGGGAATCGGCTGTCCTGGCAGCGCAGGAGGTGGGGCCGGACCTGGTCCGCGTGGTTGATTCCCGCGGGACGGCGATGGGCCTGGGGTTCGCGGCGCTGCACGCGGCGCGTGCGGCGTCGGCCGGGGCGTCGGCAGCGGAGGTCGAAGCGGCGGCGACGGCGGCGGTGCACTGCTCGGAGACGCTCTTCGTGGTCGAGACGCTGGAGTACCTGCGTCGCGGGGGGCGCATCGGCGCCGCGGCAGCCCTGCTGGGTACCGCGCTGGCCATGAAACCGGTGCTGCACCTGGACGACGGGCGGATCAAGCCGCTGGAGAAGGTGCGGACGATGAACCGCGCCATGGCGCGCCTGGTGGAACTGGCCGAACAGGCGGCCAGCGGGGAGCCGGTGGAGGTGGCTGTGCACCACCTCGCGTCCCCGCAGCGCGCGGTGGAACTGGCCAACCGCCTGGAGGAACGGCTGAACGTCGTCGACGGCTGCGTGGTGTCCGAACTCGGCGCGGTCGTCGGTGCGCACACCGGCCCTGGTGTCCTCGGTGTCGTGGTGCAACGGAACCCGCTCGGCCGCTGA
- a CDS encoding ComEA family DNA-binding protein, whose protein sequence is MFERSGPESPGVPVNRRLKQLAGQAAAADHDTGPPGAVGRLVERWAPAALTGSPHRRRVTTILLAVVGVLVLVGTSIVFLGGSPPVERAPVLPAAPDRPAPVSASASRVADSSLVISVVGKVRTPGLVTVPGGARVADAVRAAGGAIDGADVSALNLARKLADGEQIYVGVPPPPGAQQPAAAGGPPALVDLNTATAEQLDALPGVGEVTAQRIIDWRTKHGAFRSVDQLREVEGIGETRLSRLRDQVTVS, encoded by the coding sequence GTGTTCGAACGATCAGGCCCGGAATCGCCGGGCGTTCCCGTCAACCGCCGGCTCAAGCAGCTCGCCGGTCAGGCCGCCGCGGCCGACCATGACACCGGGCCGCCAGGCGCGGTCGGGCGGCTGGTCGAACGCTGGGCGCCGGCCGCGCTGACCGGAAGCCCGCATCGCCGTCGCGTCACCACGATCCTCCTGGCCGTGGTCGGTGTCCTCGTCCTCGTCGGCACCTCGATCGTGTTCCTCGGCGGTAGCCCGCCTGTCGAACGCGCGCCGGTGTTGCCCGCGGCGCCGGACCGGCCCGCACCCGTCTCGGCGTCTGCCAGCCGGGTGGCCGACAGCTCGTTGGTGATCAGTGTGGTCGGCAAGGTGCGCACTCCCGGTCTGGTCACCGTGCCCGGCGGTGCACGCGTCGCGGACGCCGTCCGGGCCGCCGGGGGTGCGATCGACGGTGCCGACGTCTCGGCGCTGAACCTCGCCCGCAAACTCGCCGACGGCGAGCAGATCTACGTCGGAGTCCCGCCGCCGCCCGGTGCGCAGCAGCCGGCCGCGGCGGGAGGCCCGCCGGCTCTCGTCGACCTGAACACGGCGACCGCGGAGCAACTCGACGCACTGCCCGGCGTCGGCGAGGTCACCGCGCAGCGCATCATCGATTGGCGCACCAAGCACGGGGCGTTCCGGTCCGTGGACCAGTTGCGTGAAGTCGAAGGCATCGGCGAGACACGGCTGTCCCGCTTGCGGGACCAGGTGACGGTCTCGTGA
- the proB gene encoding glutamate 5-kinase codes for MSVAREAVAAADRLVVKVGSSALTTAGDGLDVTRLNALVDAIASRIARGSQIVLVSSGAIGAGLAPLALGKRPRDLATQQAAASVGQLQLAHAYAESFGRYSLTVGQVLLTSDDVVRRAHYRNAQRTFSRLLTLGAVPVVNENDTVATEEIKFGDNDRLAALVAHLIGADALVLLSDVDGLYDGDPRSGSTRRIAEVTGPADVEGIAVGMSSSGLGTGGMVSKLAAARTAASAGIPVLLAAASEAARALSTAEVGTAFHAAESRLSARRFWLGYAAGTRGRLHLDDGAVAAVVRRRRSLLAAGITGVDGDFEAGDVVELVDAAQRVVARGVVAFDAGELPELIGRSSHELPEEHRREVVHADDLVPFRR; via the coding sequence ATGAGCGTGGCCCGCGAAGCCGTCGCGGCGGCGGATCGACTGGTCGTCAAGGTCGGTTCCTCGGCACTGACCACCGCCGGCGACGGGCTCGATGTGACGCGGCTGAACGCGCTGGTCGACGCCATTGCGTCGCGGATCGCGCGGGGCAGCCAGATCGTGCTGGTTTCCTCGGGCGCGATCGGCGCCGGGCTGGCGCCGCTGGCCCTGGGCAAGCGGCCACGCGACCTCGCGACCCAGCAGGCGGCGGCGAGCGTCGGTCAGCTGCAGCTCGCGCACGCCTACGCCGAGTCGTTCGGGCGGTATTCGCTGACCGTCGGCCAGGTGCTGCTGACCTCCGACGACGTGGTGCGGCGCGCGCATTACCGCAACGCGCAGCGGACGTTCTCCCGGCTGCTCACGCTGGGCGCGGTGCCGGTGGTCAACGAGAACGACACGGTGGCCACGGAGGAGATCAAGTTCGGCGACAACGACCGGCTGGCGGCGCTGGTGGCGCACCTGATCGGTGCGGATGCGCTGGTTCTGTTGTCCGATGTGGATGGCCTGTACGACGGGGATCCGCGCTCGGGGTCGACGCGGCGGATCGCCGAGGTGACGGGGCCCGCGGACGTCGAGGGCATTGCGGTGGGTATGTCCAGCTCCGGGCTCGGTACCGGCGGCATGGTGTCCAAACTGGCGGCCGCGCGCACTGCCGCCTCGGCGGGGATCCCGGTGCTGCTGGCTGCCGCGTCCGAGGCTGCCCGTGCGTTGTCCACAGCGGAGGTGGGTACCGCCTTCCACGCCGCCGAGTCCCGCCTGTCCGCGCGCCGGTTCTGGCTCGGTTACGCGGCCGGCACGCGGGGGCGGCTGCACCTGGACGACGGTGCGGTGGCCGCGGTGGTGCGGCGCCGCCGGTCCCTGCTGGCGGCCGGGATCACGGGTGTGGACGGTGATTTCGAGGCCGGCGACGTCGTCGAGCTGGTCGACGCGGCACAGCGGGTGGTGGCGCGCGGGGTGGTGGCGTTCGACGCGGGGGAGTTGCCGGAGCTGATCGGCCGGTCCAGCCACGAGTTGCCGGAGGAGCACCGCCGGGAGGTCGTGCACGCCGACGATCTGGTGCCGTTCCGCCGTTAG
- the nadD gene encoding nicotinate-nucleotide adenylyltransferase produces the protein MSPRRIGVMGGTFDPVHHGHLVAASEVQSRFDLDEVIFVPTGQPWQKSSREVTRAEDRYLMTVIATASNPVFSVSRVDIDRGGETYTVDTLRDLKAEYPEDELFFITGADALEQILTWHNADELFTLAHFIGVTRPGYRLNDHHLPSGKVSLVEVTAMAISSTTCRERVERDEPIWYLVPDGVVRYIDKRGLYRKPA, from the coding sequence ATGTCACCACGCCGAATCGGGGTCATGGGCGGCACTTTCGACCCCGTCCACCACGGCCACCTCGTCGCGGCCAGTGAGGTGCAGTCCCGGTTCGACCTCGACGAAGTGATCTTCGTGCCGACGGGCCAGCCGTGGCAGAAGTCCAGCAGGGAAGTCACCCGTGCCGAGGACCGCTACCTCATGACGGTCATCGCCACCGCCTCCAACCCGGTCTTCTCGGTGAGCAGGGTGGACATCGACCGCGGCGGCGAGACCTACACCGTCGACACCCTGCGCGACCTGAAAGCCGAGTACCCCGAGGACGAGCTCTTCTTCATCACCGGCGCGGACGCCCTGGAACAGATCCTGACCTGGCACAACGCCGACGAGCTGTTCACCCTGGCCCACTTCATCGGCGTCACCCGCCCCGGCTACCGGCTCAACGACCACCACCTCCCCAGCGGGAAGGTGAGCCTCGTGGAGGTGACCGCGATGGCCATCTCGTCGACGACCTGCCGGGAGCGGGTCGAGCGCGACGAACCCATCTGGTACCTGGTGCCCGACGGCGTGGTCCGGTACATCGACAAGCGCGGGCTGTACCGCAAGCCCGCCTGA
- the rsfS gene encoding ribosome silencing factor — MAATSQARDIATVAAYAAADKKATDVVVLDVSEQLVITDVFVIASAPNERQVGAIVDNVEEKLREAGYKPVRREGAREGRWVLLDFVDVVVHVQHDEERSFYGIERLWKDCPRIEIDGLAEAVEAGDAK, encoded by the coding sequence GTGGCAGCGACGTCCCAGGCACGAGACATCGCGACCGTGGCGGCCTACGCCGCCGCGGACAAGAAGGCCACCGACGTGGTGGTGCTGGACGTCTCCGAACAGCTGGTCATCACCGACGTGTTCGTCATCGCCTCGGCGCCCAACGAACGCCAGGTGGGCGCCATCGTCGACAACGTCGAGGAGAAGCTGCGCGAGGCGGGGTACAAGCCGGTCCGCCGGGAGGGCGCCCGCGAGGGCCGCTGGGTGCTGCTCGACTTCGTGGACGTCGTGGTGCACGTCCAGCACGACGAGGAGCGCTCCTTCTACGGCATCGAGCGGCTCTGGAAGGACTGCCCGCGGATCGAGATCGACGGGCTGGCCGAGGCCGTCGAGGCGGGGGACGCCAAGTGA